In one window of Dehalococcoidia bacterium DNA:
- a CDS encoding HDIG domain-containing protein codes for MTREDAWQLLTEFTKNESLLKHALAVEAAMGHYARKFGEDEEKWRVVGLLHDFDYEIHPTLDKHPQEGATILRQRGVSEEIIDGVLSHADHLGLPRDTLMKKTLYAVDELTGFVIAVALVRPNKSVLDVEPKSVRKKMKDKAFARAVNRDDIVKGAEALGVPLEEHIGEVIQALKGVADELGLRGTS; via the coding sequence ATGACGCGAGAAGACGCCTGGCAACTGCTAACCGAGTTCACCAAGAACGAGAGCCTGCTCAAGCACGCCCTCGCCGTGGAGGCGGCGATGGGACACTACGCCCGAAAGTTCGGCGAGGACGAGGAGAAGTGGCGCGTCGTCGGCCTCCTGCACGACTTCGACTACGAGATACACCCCACCCTCGATAAGCACCCGCAGGAAGGGGCGACGATACTGCGCCAGCGGGGCGTGTCGGAAGAGATCATCGACGGCGTCCTCAGCCACGCCGACCACCTCGGCCTCCCCCGCGACACGCTGATGAAGAAGACGCTCTACGCGGTCGACGAACTCACGGGCTTCGTCATCGCCGTGGCGCTTGTCCGGCCCAACAAAAGTGTGCTCGACGTCGAACCGAAGTCAGTGCGCAAGAAGATGAAGGACAAGGCGTTCGCGCGCGCCGTCAACCGCGACGACATCGTGAAGGGCGCGGAAGCCCTGGGGGTACCGCTCGAGGAGCACATCGGCGAGGTCATCCAGGCGCTGAAAGGGGTCGCTGACGAGCTGGGCCTGCGCGGGACATCGTGA
- a CDS encoding vitamin K epoxide reductase family protein — protein sequence MSGADVGAGAKQGRERTLRAATDWWGPPGVIAALSLIGIGVAGYLTYTHWLEESVACAGYSGCDAVAESEYARVSGVPVAFLGVLGYAAIMLTTLVWLRVGDRFGETPPLLVWGMALAGTTYSAYLTYLEFFVIEAVCIWCLASAAVMVGILLVATVAVVRARRQL from the coding sequence GTGAGTGGAGCGGACGTCGGCGCGGGGGCAAAGCAGGGGCGAGAAAGGACGCTGCGGGCAGCGACCGATTGGTGGGGGCCGCCGGGCGTTATCGCAGCGCTTTCCCTGATCGGGATCGGCGTCGCCGGCTACCTCACGTACACCCACTGGCTCGAGGAATCTGTGGCGTGCGCCGGCTACAGCGGCTGCGACGCGGTTGCCGAGAGCGAGTACGCGCGTGTCTCCGGCGTGCCCGTGGCCTTCCTCGGTGTGCTGGGGTATGCGGCGATCATGCTGACGACCCTGGTGTGGCTGCGCGTGGGCGACCGCTTCGGGGAGACGCCGCCGCTCCTGGTCTGGGGCATGGCGCTGGCGGGGACCACCTACTCCGCCTACCTCACGTATCTGGAGTTTTTCGTTATCGAGGCGGTCTGCATCTGGTGCCTCGCCTCGGCCGCTGTAATGGTCGGCATCCTGCTCGTGGCGACGGTTGCGGTGGTGAGGGCCCGCCGCCAGCTCTGA
- a CDS encoding alpha/beta fold hydrolase → MSKRRRLFFLAALGAIGTAWSYSKRALQRWENVELDEVEKPGRMAPVGGVDMHYVEAGSGPVLLLLHGLGASTFSFRRLLPLLAPHMRAVAIDLKGFGFSERPPDGDYSLSAHARAVRDFMDVMGIEKASVLGHSLGGAVAMHVATAFPERVERLILVSSASQSEVGRGVFGARFLRLFLPLVAMLTLQNRRFRSLSLRSALYDPASLTDEVMEGYIRPTRIRGHLHALGELMVDRAKDPRIDPSAIRQPTLIIWGSGDRWLPPSNGRRLERQIPDARMVVVDRAGHLVPEEQPEATAEAIIDFLKR, encoded by the coding sequence ATGTCGAAGAGGAGACGGCTGTTCTTTCTCGCCGCTCTCGGCGCCATAGGCACCGCCTGGAGCTACTCCAAGCGTGCGCTGCAGCGCTGGGAGAACGTCGAGCTCGACGAAGTGGAGAAGCCCGGCCGCATGGCGCCCGTCGGCGGCGTCGACATGCACTACGTCGAGGCCGGCTCGGGGCCCGTTCTCCTGTTACTGCACGGCCTCGGCGCCTCCACCTTCAGCTTCCGCCGTCTGCTTCCCCTCCTCGCGCCTCACATGCGCGCCGTCGCCATCGATCTCAAGGGCTTCGGTTTCTCCGAACGCCCGCCCGACGGCGACTACTCGCTGAGCGCGCACGCCCGCGCGGTTCGCGACTTCATGGATGTGATGGGCATCGAGAAGGCTTCGGTCCTGGGGCATTCGCTGGGCGGCGCCGTCGCCATGCACGTGGCGACCGCTTTTCCGGAGCGCGTCGAGCGCCTCATACTGGTGTCGAGCGCGAGCCAGAGCGAGGTCGGCAGGGGGGTATTCGGCGCCCGCTTCCTCCGGCTTTTTCTTCCTCTCGTGGCGATGCTCACGCTCCAGAACCGGCGCTTCCGCTCGCTCTCGCTTCGCAGCGCTCTGTACGACCCCGCCTCGCTTACTGATGAGGTGATGGAAGGTTACATCCGGCCCACGCGCATTCGCGGTCACCTTCACGCCCTCGGCGAGCTCATGGTCGATCGCGCAAAAGACCCTCGCATCGACCCTTCCGCTATCCGCCAGCCAACGCTTATCATTTGGGGTAGCGGCGATCGCTGGCTTCCACCCTCGAATGGGCGGCGGCTAGAGCGGCAGATACCGGATGCGCGCATGGTCGTGGTCGACAGGGCCGGCCACCTGGTTCCCGAGGAGCAGCCGGAAGCGACCGCTGAAGCGATAATCGATTTCCTAAAGAGGTGA
- a CDS encoding radical SAM protein, with protein sequence MDTPEKLQLLGSGSFVIGDRDACGALRVPPERVQARAIPGIYRAAVPGKGRIALLRVLMTNVCQFDCRYCAINCHRDLERGAFQPEELARLFMDLYRQRRVEGLFLTSGVGGDPEKVQARMLDAVSILRRKEGFRGYVHLKIMPGVRPEYIEWAAGLADRLSINLEAPSRERLALIAPRKAAASDALAAMEAVRLIKDRTPSLLTGGQTTQLVVGAAGESDREILERSNHLYGHMKLRRVYYSGYHPVCGEELAPPAPPAREHRLYQADWLLRQYPIPFDEMLFDDHGNLPLGADPKLVWAMRHPERFPVEVNRASYRELLQVPGIGPLGAKRIVELRRGRAFREPSELQAIGVVTKRARHFLLLDGRYFGGRDVMHTQLRLLDEIDRPEAVAVPTM encoded by the coding sequence ATGGACACGCCGGAAAAGCTGCAGCTCCTCGGCAGCGGCTCGTTCGTCATCGGCGACCGCGACGCTTGCGGCGCCCTCCGCGTCCCGCCCGAACGCGTGCAGGCGCGCGCCATCCCCGGCATTTATCGCGCCGCCGTACCCGGAAAGGGGCGCATCGCCCTCCTGCGCGTCCTCATGACCAACGTCTGTCAGTTCGACTGCCGCTACTGCGCCATCAACTGCCACCGCGACCTCGAACGCGGCGCCTTCCAGCCCGAGGAGCTTGCCCGCCTGTTCATGGACCTCTACCGGCAACGCCGTGTCGAGGGGCTTTTCCTCACGTCCGGCGTCGGCGGCGACCCCGAGAAGGTGCAGGCGCGCATGCTCGACGCCGTGTCCATCCTGCGCCGGAAGGAGGGATTCCGCGGCTACGTCCACCTCAAGATCATGCCCGGCGTCCGCCCCGAGTACATCGAGTGGGCCGCCGGTCTCGCCGACCGGCTGTCGATCAACCTGGAGGCGCCTTCCCGCGAGCGGCTCGCCCTCATCGCGCCCCGGAAAGCGGCCGCTTCCGACGCCCTGGCGGCGATGGAGGCGGTGCGCCTCATCAAGGACCGGACACCCTCGCTCCTCACGGGCGGCCAAACGACGCAGCTCGTCGTCGGCGCGGCGGGCGAGTCCGACCGTGAGATACTGGAGCGCTCGAACCACCTGTACGGCCACATGAAGCTGCGCCGCGTCTACTACAGCGGCTACCATCCCGTCTGCGGCGAGGAGCTTGCGCCGCCGGCACCGCCCGCGCGCGAGCACCGCCTCTATCAGGCCGACTGGCTGCTGCGTCAGTACCCGATACCCTTCGACGAGATGCTGTTCGACGATCACGGCAACCTGCCGCTGGGCGCCGACCCGAAGCTCGTCTGGGCGATGCGCCACCCGGAGCGCTTCCCGGTCGAGGTGAACCGCGCGTCCTACCGCGAGCTGTTGCAGGTGCCGGGGATCGGGCCGCTGGGCGCGAAGCGTATCGTCGAGCTGCGACGGGGGCGGGCGTTCCGCGAGCCGTCGGAGCTGCAGGCGATAGGGGTTGTGACGAAGCGGGCGCGACACTTCCTGCTGCTGGACGGTCGCTACTTTGGCGGCCGCGACGTTATGCACACGCAGCTCCGCCTCCTCGACGAAATCGATCGACCTGAAGCGGTCGCGGTTCCCACAATGTAG
- a CDS encoding thioredoxin domain-containing protein produces the protein MERKKALRNKPKRRRRRSLLPILIVGGAAIAAVLAFILLTSGGEGGGGPAIIPTPGSTRVAAQTGTVLGEETAPVTVVEYFSFTCPHCGNFALHTAPLIEKDYVETGRVKFELHALAAKGPSLDAAAGALCAADQGRYWDYHDVLFANYDAAGSDAYAADRLKEYAAGLGLDAASFNACLDSGQYETAVLDDTKRVVDVGITATPNFFIGLTKDMKDSAPPFPGARNIVGAQQYDVFKVAIEDALGKVP, from the coding sequence ATGGAGAGAAAGAAAGCGCTGAGAAACAAACCGAAACGGCGGAGGCGCCGTTCGCTCCTGCCGATCCTCATTGTGGGCGGCGCTGCGATAGCCGCCGTCCTCGCCTTCATCCTCCTGACGTCGGGTGGCGAGGGGGGAGGGGGGCCGGCGATCATCCCCACGCCAGGCTCTACTCGTGTCGCGGCGCAGACCGGCACCGTCCTGGGGGAGGAAACCGCCCCCGTTACCGTCGTCGAGTACTTCAGCTTCACGTGCCCGCACTGCGGCAATTTCGCCCTTCACACGGCGCCCCTGATCGAAAAGGACTACGTGGAGACCGGGCGCGTCAAGTTCGAGTTGCACGCGTTGGCGGCGAAAGGGCCATCCCTCGACGCCGCCGCTGGCGCGCTCTGCGCCGCCGACCAGGGACGCTACTGGGACTATCATGATGTCCTCTTTGCCAACTACGACGCCGCGGGCTCGGACGCCTATGCCGCGGACAGGCTGAAGGAGTACGCTGCGGGACTCGGGCTGGATGCCGCATCGTTCAACGCTTGTCTGGATTCGGGCCAGTACGAGACTGCGGTGCTCGACGACACGAAGCGGGTGGTGGACGTGGGAATAACGGCTACGCCCAACTTCTTCATAGGGCTGACGAAAGACATGAAGGACTCCGCTCCTCCTTTCCCCGGCGCGAGAAACATCGTCGGCGCGCAGCAATACGACGTCTTCAAGGTCGCGATTGAGGACGCGCTGGGGAAGGTGCCGTGA